From the genome of Triticum aestivum cultivar Chinese Spring chromosome 3B, IWGSC CS RefSeq v2.1, whole genome shotgun sequence, one region includes:
- the LOC123067835 gene encoding amino acid transporter AVT1I-like codes for MDTRSSTNIEPPPSSVKTSFLKTCFNGINALSGIGLLSIPYALAQGGWLSLIVFLTIAVICFYTGLLLQRCMDSSSLVHTYPDIGAHAFGRKGRFIVAAIMYVELYLVAIDFLILEGDNLHKLFPAVSFRLGTLHIGGQQAFVLAATLAVLPTTWFRNLNLLAYVAAGGALASVILIGAVLWVGVLDGVGFHERGRLVHWAGLPSTMSLYSFCFSGHAVFPMLYTGMKDRKRLPMSIYKCPNPTPIFFITYAGYGFMGVIGYLMYGDSLMSQITLNLPSSSVAAKVAIYSTLVNPLTKYALMLAPVAEATESALGVSNSAVLGALVRTGLVVGTTVVAQAVPFFADVVGLTGALFGCTTTMLLPCLCYLRVRSKIGGVIKTGLETAACLAILAVGAVIVGFGTYSSVKQIHQRLR; via the exons ATGGACACGAGGAGCAGTACCAACATCGAACCGCCTCCGTCGTCCGTCAAGACAAGCTTCCTCAAGACTTGCTTCAATGGAATCAACGCACTGTCAG GGATCGGGCTGCTGTCGATTCCCTACGCACTTGCCCAGGGCGGCTGGCTAAGTCTGATCGTCTTCCTCACCATCGCCGTCATCTGCTTCTACACGGGGCTTCTCCTGCAGAGGTGCATGGACTCCAGCTCGCTCGTCCACACCTACCCGGACATCGGAGCCCACGCCTTCGGCCGGAAAGGCCGCTTCATCGTCGCCGCCATCATGTACGTCGAGCTCTACCTCGTCGCCATCGACTTCCTCATCTTGGAAGGGGACAACCTGCACAAGCTGTTTCCGGCGGTGAGCTTCCGGCTGGGCACGCTCCACATCGGAGGCCAGCAGGCGTTCGTGCTGGCCGCCACGCTGGCCGTGCTGCCGACCACGTGGTTCCGCAACCTCAACTTGCTGGCGTACGTCGCCGCCGGCGGTGCACTCGCGTCAGTCATCCTCATTGGCGCTGTCCTGTGGGTCGGGGTGTTGGACGGCGTCGGGTTCCATGAGAGGGGCAGGCTGGTGCACTGGGCCGGCTTGCCCAGCACCATGAGCTTGTACTCGTTTTGCTTCAGTGGACATGCTGTGTTTCCGATGCTATACACGGGGATGAAAGACAGGAAAAGACTCCCCATG TCTATATACAAATGTCCCAACCCAACGCCTATCTTTTTCATTACGTACGCAGGCTACGGATTCATGGGCGTCATTGGGTACCTGATGTACGGCGACTCTCTGATGTCGCAGATAACCCTCAACCTGCCGTCTTCTAGCGTGGCCGCCAAGGTGGCGATATACTCGACACTGGTGAACCCACTGACCAAGTACGCTTTGATGTTGGCCCCCGTCGCCGAGGCCACCGAGAGCGCGCTCGGCGTCAGCAATAGCGCGGTGCTTGGTGCTCTCGTCAGGACGGGGCTCGTCGTTGGAACCACCGTCGTAGCACAGGCTGTTCCCTTCTTCGCCGACGTTGTGGGCCTAACAGGCGCGCTCTTTGGCTGCACGACGACGATGCTGCTGCCGTGCCTGTGCTACCTCAGGGTCCGCTCCAAGATCGGGGGCGTCATCAAGACGGGGCTGGAGACGGCAGCTTGCCTGGCCATCCTTGCGGTTGGCGCCGTGATTGTTGGCTTCGGAACTTACAGCTCTGTGAAGCAGATACATCAGAGGTTGCGGTGA